From the Rhodothermales bacterium genome, the window GGTGCTCCAGGCCGAGACCGAGACGATCACCCGCTACGTCGCGCGGCGGCGGCAGGCCGAGGCGTTCGGGGACTACGGGCTCGCGGCCGAGCTCGACACGATCCTCAGCGACGAGACGCGGCACAAGGAGGAGACCGACAAGCTCCTCCGCGACCTTGGGGCCTGAGCTTCCGGTCGGCATCACTCCGCGCCGGGTGGGCCAGCAGCCCCGCCCGGCCTCTTCGCCGCCATTCGCCTCTCTCTATCATGAACGGCAAAAGAAACATCGCGGCGGGCTTCCTTTTCCTGGCGGCCTTCATGGTCTACGGCTTCGTGCTCATCTACCTGCGGGACTTCGCGCCGGGTAAGGCAGAGTGGATCGCGAGCTACGCCGTCGGGGCGCACTTCGAGTCGCGCCTGGCCCACGTACACGGCAACCTCTTCGCCCTCCTCAACGTCGTGATCGGGTACCTGCTCTACCGTCTCCCTTACGATCCGCGCGCCGCGCGTGGGGTGTCGTGGCTGGCGCTCGTCGGGATGCTGATGCCGCTTGGGATCCTGGCGGAGGTACTTGTCGGCGCACCGCCTGCGTTCGTGCTCCTCGGCGGGGTTTCAATGGTGGCGGCTGTGGCCTGGCTGGGCGCCGCTTCGTTCTCGCTCCCGGCGGCATCGCCGGGCCGCGCGGCCTAGAAGAGCCGAGTCCGTATTGTGAGGTCAAACCACGCACGCGATGCACCGTATTCTCCTCATCGAAGACGAGCGACAGGTGGCCTCCTTTGTCCGGCAAGGGCTGGAGGAGGAGGGTTACGCCGTCGAGTGGGCTGCTACGGGGCGTGAGGGCGAGCGCCGTGCCCTCGCCGAACCGTTCGACCTCGTCCTCCTCGACCTCCGCCTCCCGGATGTGCATGGGATCGAGGTGTGCGAGGCCGTCCGCCGGCACGATCCCACGCTCCCCATCCTCATGCTCACGGCGCTCGACGCCATCGAGGACCGCGTGGCCGGCCTCCGCGCCGGCGCCGACGACTACCTCCCCAAGCCGTTCGCCTTCGACGAACTCGTCGCCCGCGTCGAGGCGCTCCTGCGCCGGGCTGCGCTCGAACCCGCCGACCGCGCCCACACCGACGGCCCGCTCGCCGTCGATCCTGCCACGCGGCAGTGTACCTGCTTCGGCGAGCCGCTCGACCTCTCGGCGACGGAGTTCGACCTGCTGGCCTACTTCGTCGCGCGCAAAGGCCAGGTGCTGACCCGCGACGAGCTCCACCGCGACGTGTGGGGCCACCGCTTCGACCGCGGCACCAACCTCGTGGACGTGTACGTCGGCTACGTGCGGCGGAAGCTGACGGCGGCGGGGTGTGCCGCACGGATCGAGACGATGCGGGGGGTCGGGTACCGGTACGTCCCGGCCGAGGACGTGGAGGTGTCGCGAGATGGTTGACGATGCCTCCCACGCGCAAGACGCGCACCCGATGGCGCTCTCGCGTTTGGCTAAGAAATCCCCGTCATTCCGGGTTCGGCTGACCCGCACGCTCGGCATGGCGCTGGGCTCAGCGCTGCTCGTCCTCGGCTTCCTCGTGGTGCTCGGAGCGTGGGCGTTCATGAACTACAGCTCCCGTGCTTACCTCGCCTCCGAGGTCAACAACTTCACCGCCCACGTCGTTCGGGGAGACCGGCTCGACCTTGATGCGTATCCCTGGTCCGAGCCGCACCACCGCTTCACCGAGCGCCACATCGACCCCCACTTCATCCAGGTGTTCGACGCGGAGGGTCGGCCCCTTCGCTCGTCGGCGAACGTCGCCCGGCTCGGCGAGAGCTTCCCCGCCCGCCGCCTGCCCGTCACCGGAGCCGACCCCGGCGTCGGGCGGCTGCGGACGTTCGAAGCCGAAGGTACGTCCTTCTATTACCTCGCGACGCCGCTCGCGACCCAGCAGGGAACCCCGCTCGGCTACCTCCAGATCGCGCGGTACGAGCCGGGCATCGGGGCGATGATCGGTCGGATTGGCTTCGGGCTCGCCGTGGGATACGTCGTCGCGCTCGCCGGACTCCTCGCCCTGCTGTGGGCCGTCGGTGGGCGCGTCGTCCGGCCGCTGGAGGCGATGACGACGGCTGCGCGGAACCTCTCGCCTGACCGGCTGGACCAGCGCGTGCCCGTCCCCCCCGACGCCGACCGGGAGACGGCTGAGCTTGGCCGCGCGCTCAACGACGCCCTGACGCGCCTCGAAGGGGCGTTCGACGAGGTCCACCGCTTCACCGCCGACGCCGCGCACGAGCTCCAGACCCCGCTGACGGTCCTGCTCGGCCACGTCGAGGTGGCGCTCCGGCGCGAGCGCTCAACGGAGGCCTACCGCGAGACGCTCCGCGTGCTCCAGGCGGAGGCCGAGGGGCTGGTCCGCACGGTGCGCGGGCTCCTCGCCCTCGCGCGCAGCGAGGGGCCGTCAGCGCCCCATGAGTTCGTGGACCTCGGCCTCCTCGCACACGAGGAAGCCGACGCTGTCCGCCCCCAGGCCGAAGCGAAGGGGCTGGCGCTGACGGTCAGCGCCGAGGCCGGGGTCCGAGTGATGGGGCACCCGACCCTCCTCCGCGAGGC encodes:
- a CDS encoding ferritin-like domain-containing protein; translated protein: VLQAETETITRYVARRRQAEAFGDYGLAAELDTILSDETRHKEETDKLLRDLGA
- a CDS encoding ATP-binding protein produces the protein MALGSALLVLGFLVVLGAWAFMNYSSRAYLASEVNNFTAHVVRGDRLDLDAYPWSEPHHRFTERHIDPHFIQVFDAEGRPLRSSANVARLGESFPARRLPVTGADPGVGRLRTFEAEGTSFYYLATPLATQQGTPLGYLQIARYEPGIGAMIGRIGFGLAVGYVVALAGLLALLWAVGGRVVRPLEAMTTAARNLSPDRLDQRVPVPPDADRETAELGRALNDALTRLEGAFDEVHRFTADAAHELQTPLTVLLGHVEVALRRERSTEAYRETLRVLQAEAEGLVRTVRGLLALARSEGPSAPHEFVDLGLLAHEEADAVRPQAEAKGLALTVSAEAGVRVMGHPTLLREAAQNLLDNAVKYTNAGEVRVGVQRRDGHVAFAVEDTGVGIAPELLPHVTARFWRADGVQHLPGSGLGLPLVEQVATYHGGRFRIDSEPGVGTRAEMLLPVG
- a CDS encoding response regulator transcription factor, producing the protein MHRILLIEDERQVASFVRQGLEEEGYAVEWAATGREGERRALAEPFDLVLLDLRLPDVHGIEVCEAVRRHDPTLPILMLTALDAIEDRVAGLRAGADDYLPKPFAFDELVARVEALLRRAALEPADRAHTDGPLAVDPATRQCTCFGEPLDLSATEFDLLAYFVARKGQVLTRDELHRDVWGHRFDRGTNLVDVYVGYVRRKLTAAGCAARIETMRGVGYRYVPAEDVEVSRDG